One stretch of Roseovarius mucosus DNA includes these proteins:
- a CDS encoding DUF934 domain-containing protein encodes MTVIITDRGFAPDDWTAPITPLAEAGAETTALDLPNDTNPATLAGRLEGITFIRVDFPAAADGRGYSIARQLRLMGYTGRLRARGHVIADQYAMARRSGFDEVEISDTLAARQPEADWLFRADWQAHDYQARLRG; translated from the coding sequence ATGACTGTCATCATCACCGACCGGGGCTTTGCGCCCGACGACTGGACCGCCCCGATCACACCCTTGGCCGAGGCGGGTGCCGAGACGACAGCGCTCGATCTGCCCAATGACACCAACCCCGCTACGCTCGCCGGGCGGCTCGAGGGTATCACCTTCATTCGCGTCGATTTCCCCGCGGCTGCCGACGGGCGCGGCTATTCCATCGCGCGTCAACTGCGGCTCATGGGCTATACCGGGCGCTTGCGCGCGCGCGGCCATGTCATTGCCGATCAATACGCCATGGCGCGGCGGTCGGGTTTCGACGAGGTCGAGATTTCCGATACCCTCGCCGCCCGTCAGCCCGAGGCAGATTGGCTTTTTCGCGCCGATTGGCAGGCGCACGACTATCAGGCGCGGCTGCGCGGCTGA
- a CDS encoding ferredoxin--NADP reductase, whose amino-acid sequence MNEMTAVTQATAKAPKTLAIPDAQIVTEVKHWTDRLFSFRVTRPASLRFRSGEFVMIGLMQTDEKTGKEKPLLRAYSIASPSWDDELEFYSIKVQDGPLTSRLQHIEVGDEIILRPKPVGTLVHDALLPGKRIWFFATGTGFAPFASLLRDPQTYSDYDEVIITHTCREVGELQYGADLIESIRNDEMLAELIGEGFADKLRYYPTTTREESPKMGRITDLMRSGEVFADLGVAPLSPETDRAMVCGNLAFNLEIKDMLEGYGLREGANSDPKEYVVEKAFLD is encoded by the coding sequence ATGAACGAGATGACCGCCGTGACCCAAGCGACCGCGAAAGCGCCCAAAACCCTTGCGATCCCCGATGCGCAGATCGTGACAGAGGTGAAACACTGGACCGACCGGCTGTTTTCGTTCCGCGTGACGCGGCCTGCCAGCTTGCGCTTTCGCTCGGGCGAATTCGTGATGATCGGCCTCATGCAAACGGATGAGAAAACCGGCAAGGAAAAACCGCTCCTGCGCGCCTATTCCATCGCCTCGCCCTCTTGGGATGACGAGCTGGAATTCTACTCGATCAAGGTGCAGGACGGCCCGCTCACCTCGCGCCTCCAGCATATCGAAGTGGGCGATGAAATCATCCTGCGCCCCAAACCCGTGGGCACGCTGGTGCATGACGCGCTCTTGCCCGGCAAGCGGATCTGGTTCTTTGCCACCGGCACCGGCTTTGCGCCTTTTGCCTCGCTTCTGCGCGACCCGCAGACCTATAGCGATTATGACGAGGTCATCATCACCCACACCTGCCGCGAAGTGGGCGAATTGCAATATGGCGCGGATCTGATCGAGAGCATTCGCAACGACGAAATGCTGGCCGAACTGATCGGCGAAGGCTTTGCCGACAAACTGCGCTATTATCCCACCACCACGCGCGAGGAGAGCCCCAAGATGGGCCGCATCACCGACCTCATGCGCTCGGGCGAGGTCTTTGCTGATCTGGGTGTGGCCCCGCTCAGCCCAGAGACCGACCGCGCCATGGTCTGCGGCAACCTGGCCTTCAACCTCGAGATCAAGGACATGCTCGAGGGCTACGGGCTGCGCGAAGGGGCCAACTCCGACCCCAAGGAATATGTCGTGGAAAAAGCGTTCCTCGACTAA
- a CDS encoding nitrite/sulfite reductase codes for MYQYNDFDTAFIAERNRQFRAQVDRRVAGNLTEDEFRPLRLMNGLYLQLHAYMLRVAIPYGSLDPAKLRQLAYLAERWDKGYGHFTTRTNIQYNWPKLSDIPDMLDALAEVGMHAIQTSGNTIRNVTSDHFAGAAADEIEDPRPVAELVRQWSTDHPEFQFLPRKFKIAVIGSDSDRAVMKSHDIGLKIVERDGARGFEVWVGGGMGRTPMVAKLLRDFLPRADLLPYLESVLATYNRIGRRDNKYKARIKITVHENGLDEIRALVEEEFPRRRAAFSGVDQDWLARINAAFVTPTLSERDAAPYYAARDADPVFRAWADTNVTAHKHADHGIVTISLKAHGQTPGDASADQMRLVADLAENYGHNDIRATHAQNLVLPHVALADIPAVHAALKAVGLATANIGLASDIIACPGMDYCALATARSIPVAQGIATRLEELKIEHEVGHLQIKISGCINACGHHHVGHIGILGLDRAGVENYQITLGGDASENTAIGTRTGPGFAYDEIVPAIERLIFAYLDLREGPEETFLEAYNRLGMAPFKSALYDAEARAHAAE; via the coding sequence ATGTATCAATACAACGACTTCGACACCGCTTTTATCGCAGAGCGTAACCGCCAATTCCGCGCGCAGGTGGACCGCCGCGTTGCCGGCAACCTGACCGAGGATGAATTTCGCCCCCTGCGCCTGATGAACGGGCTATACCTGCAACTGCACGCCTATATGCTGCGCGTGGCGATCCCCTATGGCTCGCTTGATCCGGCCAAGCTGCGCCAACTGGCCTATCTGGCAGAGCGGTGGGACAAGGGCTATGGCCACTTCACCACCCGCACCAACATTCAATATAACTGGCCAAAGCTCAGCGATATCCCCGATATGCTCGATGCGCTGGCAGAGGTGGGGATGCACGCCATCCAAACTTCCGGCAACACCATCCGTAACGTGACCTCCGACCATTTCGCAGGTGCCGCCGCGGATGAAATCGAAGATCCGCGCCCGGTGGCCGAACTCGTGCGCCAATGGTCCACCGACCATCCTGAATTTCAATTCCTGCCGCGCAAGTTCAAGATTGCCGTCATCGGCTCTGACAGCGACCGCGCCGTGATGAAGAGCCATGACATCGGCCTCAAGATCGTCGAGCGTGATGGCGCGCGCGGCTTTGAGGTCTGGGTTGGCGGTGGCATGGGCCGCACGCCAATGGTGGCCAAACTGCTGCGCGATTTCCTGCCGCGCGCAGATTTGCTGCCCTATCTGGAATCGGTGCTGGCGACCTACAACCGCATCGGACGGCGCGACAACAAATACAAGGCGCGTATCAAGATCACCGTGCACGAGAACGGCCTTGATGAGATCCGCGCCCTGGTCGAGGAGGAATTCCCCCGCCGCCGCGCCGCCTTCTCTGGCGTCGATCAGGACTGGCTGGCGCGGATCAACGCGGCCTTTGTCACGCCCACCCTCTCAGAACGGGATGCCGCCCCCTATTACGCCGCCCGCGATGCCGATCCGGTGTTCCGCGCGTGGGCCGATACCAATGTGACAGCGCACAAACACGCCGATCACGGCATCGTCACCATCAGCCTCAAGGCGCATGGGCAAACACCGGGCGACGCCTCCGCCGATCAAATGCGTCTCGTGGCAGATCTGGCGGAAAACTACGGCCATAACGACATCCGCGCCACCCACGCGCAGAACCTTGTTCTGCCGCATGTGGCCTTGGCCGACATTCCCGCAGTGCATGCGGCCCTGAAAGCTGTCGGGCTGGCGACGGCGAACATCGGCCTTGCCTCGGATATCATCGCCTGCCCCGGCATGGATTATTGCGCGCTGGCCACCGCCCGCTCGATCCCCGTGGCCCAAGGCATCGCCACCCGCCTCGAAGAGCTCAAGATCGAGCATGAGGTGGGCCATCTCCAAATCAAGATCTCGGGCTGCATCAACGCCTGCGGGCATCACCATGTGGGCCATATCGGCATTCTTGGCCTCGACCGTGCGGGCGTTGAAAACTACCAGATCACCCTTGGCGGCGATGCGTCGGAAAACACAGCCATTGGCACCCGCACCGGGCCGGGCTTTGCCTATGACGAAATTGTGCCCGCCATCGAGCGTCTGATCTTTGCCTATCTCGACCTGCGCGAAGGGCCGGAAGAGACCTTCCTCGAGGCCTATAATCGCCTCGGGATGGCCCCCTTTAAATCCGCGCTCTACGATGCAGAGGCCCGCGCCCATGCCGCAGAGTGA
- a CDS encoding DUF2849 domain-containing protein translates to MAQEFTPKVVTANALIEGDVVYLTAADTWARDLAQAEVLTDEADADYRLLQAQARAGEIVGAYLADVKHGPNGPEPTHFREDFRRKGPSNLFHGKQSEGLSRA, encoded by the coding sequence ATGGCCCAAGAATTCACCCCCAAGGTCGTCACCGCCAACGCCCTGATCGAGGGCGATGTCGTCTATCTCACCGCCGCCGACACATGGGCGCGCGATCTGGCTCAGGCCGAGGTGCTGACCGACGAGGCCGATGCCGATTATCGCTTGCTGCAAGCACAAGCACGCGCAGGCGAAATCGTCGGGGCCTATCTCGCCGATGTCAAACATGGCCCGAACGGCCCCGAACCCACCCATTTCCGCGAGGATTTCCGTCGCAAGGGCCCCTCGAACCTCTTTCACGGCAAGCAATCCGAAGGACTGTCCCGGGCTTGA
- the infC gene encoding translation initiation factor IF-3: MARRPHNAPPTRETGPRINDRIRCDEIRLIGADGENVGLITPQRALEMAEEAGLDLVEISPSATPPVCKIMDFGKYKYEQQKREAEARKKQHIIEIKEIKFRPGTDTHDYDVKMRSVVKFLQGGDKVKITLRFRGREMAHQDLGRQLLERIADDIKEVGRVENMPKMEGRQMIMVIGPGPK, translated from the coding sequence ATAGCCCGCAGACCCCACAACGCGCCCCCTACGCGCGAAACCGGCCCCCGTATCAATGACCGCATTCGCTGTGATGAAATTCGCCTGATCGGCGCAGATGGCGAAAACGTCGGGCTCATAACCCCACAACGTGCGCTTGAAATGGCCGAAGAGGCAGGACTTGATTTGGTCGAAATCTCGCCAAGCGCCACGCCGCCGGTCTGCAAGATCATGGATTTCGGGAAATACAAGTATGAGCAGCAAAAGCGTGAGGCCGAGGCCCGCAAGAAGCAGCACATCATCGAGATCAAGGAAATCAAGTTCCGCCCCGGCACTGACACGCATGACTATGACGTCAAGATGCGCAGCGTCGTGAAATTCCTGCAAGGCGGCGACAAGGTAAAGATCACCTTGCGCTTCCGTGGCCGCGAAATGGCACATCAGGACTTGGGCCGCCAACTTCTTGAACGCATCGCCGATGACATCAAAGAAGTAGGCCGGGTCGAGAACATGCCCAAGATGGAAGGTCGCCAGATGATCATGGTGATCGGACCGGGCCCCAAGTAA
- the tpiA gene encoding triose-phosphate isomerase, translated as MRRKLAAGNWKMNGTNASLTELQALIAAHPTPQVDILICPPATLIVQAAGLSADSPLMIGAQDCHAAASGAHTGDISAPMLADAGAVAVILGHSERRQDHAESSTLVAAKATAAHAAHLTAIICVGESLAEREAAQTLDVIAEHLRHSLPDSATAANTVIAYEPIWAIGTGLTPSPAQISEVHRFLRAELTARFGAEPAQGIRLLYGGSVKPANAPEIFALADVDGALVGGASLTTAEFSPIITALEQA; from the coding sequence ATGAGACGCAAGCTTGCCGCCGGCAATTGGAAGATGAACGGCACCAATGCTAGCCTGACGGAATTGCAAGCTCTCATCGCCGCCCATCCCACACCCCAAGTTGACATCCTGATCTGCCCACCCGCCACGCTCATTGTGCAGGCCGCAGGGCTCAGTGCCGACAGCCCCCTGATGATCGGCGCACAAGACTGCCACGCTGCCGCCTCCGGCGCCCATACCGGCGATATTTCCGCACCGATGCTGGCCGATGCCGGTGCCGTGGCGGTCATCTTGGGCCATTCCGAACGCCGTCAGGATCATGCCGAGTCGAGCACCCTTGTCGCCGCCAAGGCCACCGCCGCCCATGCCGCCCATCTCACGGCAATCATCTGCGTCGGCGAATCCTTGGCCGAGCGTGAGGCGGCGCAAACCCTTGATGTCATCGCCGAGCACCTGCGCCACTCCCTGCCAGACAGCGCGACTGCGGCCAATACCGTCATCGCCTATGAACCGATCTGGGCCATCGGCACCGGCCTCACCCCCAGCCCTGCACAAATCTCCGAGGTGCATCGCTTCCTGCGCGCAGAACTTACCGCGCGCTTTGGGGCAGAGCCCGCCCAAGGCATCCGCCTGCTCTATGGCGGCTCCGTCAAACCCGCCAACGCCCCCGAGATTTTCGCACTGGCCGATGTCGATGGCGCGCTTGTGGGCGGCGCAAGCCTGACCACCGCCGAGTTTTCGCCGATCATCACCGCGCTTGAACAGGCCTGA
- a CDS encoding SUF system Fe-S cluster assembly protein codes for MMNSSEPLEGAPLIAPSSTDHPLFDQVVEACRTVYDPEIPVNIYDLGLIYTIDISAENVVSITMTLTAPGCPVAGEMPGWVADAIEPLAGIKQVDVNLVWEPPWGMDMMSDEARLELGFM; via the coding sequence ATGATGAACAGTTCAGAGCCGCTCGAAGGCGCCCCCCTGATCGCGCCCTCCAGCACCGATCACCCGCTCTTCGATCAGGTGGTCGAGGCCTGCCGCACCGTCTATGACCCGGAAATTCCGGTCAACATCTATGATCTCGGCCTGATCTACACTATTGATATCAGCGCCGAAAACGTGGTCTCGATCACCATGACCCTAACCGCCCCCGGCTGTCCCGTGGCAGGCGAAATGCCCGGTTGGGTGGCCGACGCGATCGAACCCTTGGCAGGTATCAAACAGGTGGATGTCAACCTCGTGTGGGAACCGCCCTGGGGCATGGATATGATGAGCGATGAAGCCCGCCTTGAACTCGGGTTCATGTAA
- a CDS encoding translation initiation factor 3, whose amino-acid sequence MKNLIWILVAAVVLGGGYLLFSGKSVEEVVESVSPTETEVEAPAALEDAATAVGDAAEAVADTAAEAVEATQEAAETAVEAVSDTAAAAGDAAAEAVESATEAVTETATEASEAAGTAVDATTETATEAADAAQETAAEAVEGAQDTATEAADTATDAATAATETATEAADAAQETATEAVEGAQDTASEAAADAVSAAVDQPATAAEVAPEALTVEGFDLATVQTLIEGSDVGALQKTMLLEGVKAAQDNPELLKAALEAARAALGY is encoded by the coding sequence ATGAAAAACCTGATTTGGATTCTCGTGGCGGCGGTTGTGCTGGGGGGGGGCTATCTGCTCTTTTCCGGCAAGTCGGTGGAGGAGGTTGTCGAGAGCGTGAGCCCGACAGAGACCGAAGTCGAAGCGCCGGCCGCGTTGGAAGATGCGGCAACGGCAGTTGGTGACGCGGCAGAGGCCGTGGCGGACACCGCAGCCGAGGCGGTCGAGGCCACGCAAGAGGCTGCTGAGACAGCCGTTGAGGCTGTGAGCGATACGGCAGCGGCCGCAGGCGATGCCGCAGCAGAGGCGGTTGAGAGCGCGACAGAGGCTGTGACAGAGACCGCGACCGAGGCATCCGAGGCCGCAGGAACCGCAGTAGACGCCACGACCGAGACTGCGACCGAGGCAGCGGACGCAGCGCAGGAGACTGCCGCAGAGGCGGTTGAGGGCGCGCAGGACACGGCTACCGAGGCCGCGGACACCGCGACCGACGCAGCCACGGCTGCAACCGAAACCGCGACTGAGGCCGCGGACGCAGCACAGGAGACGGCCACAGAGGCGGTTGAGGGCGCGCAGGATACGGCCAGCGAGGCCGCAGCGGATGCGGTTTCGGCAGCGGTTGATCAGCCTGCGACGGCGGCAGAAGTGGCCCCGGAGGCGCTGACGGTTGAGGGTTTTGACCTGGCCACGGTTCAGACGCTGATTGAAGGCTCTGACGTCGGTGCGTTGCAAAAGACGATGCTGCTGGAAGGCGTTAAGGCGGCGCAGGACAATCCCGAATTGCTGAAAGCGGCCCTTGAAGCGGCGCGTGCGGCGCTCGGCTACTGA
- the rimK gene encoding 30S ribosomal protein S6--L-glutamate ligase, protein MTDTPDSPQPLQFGWEEWVSLPDLGVPAIKAKVDTGARTSALHAFDIETFGPASRPKVRFTVHPIPGRDDLIIPCSAPIIDRRDVTSSNGERELRYVIASKLSVGGDTWPIEITLTNRSSMTSRMLLGRQALKDHISIVATDRFLQPELSYDVYHTARVRTAQPKRALRIAVLSREDNYSTRRIVEEGEARGHTVEVIDTTRCYMAINALAPEVHYDGKRLPRYDAVIPRIGASITAYGAAVIRQFETIGTFCVNPSAGIISSRDKLYAHQLMARAQVGMPNTAFAASPKDTGNLMGLVGTAPLIVKLLESTQGKGVVLAETKKAAESVIDAFRGLKANFLVQDFVKEAAGEDIRCLVVGGKVVASMKRTGAEGDFRSNLHRGGTAKTIRITKAERDTAIRAARVFDLNMAGVDLLRSDSGPKVLEVNSSPGFEGIEGASGKNITGALYEMIETRVRPVPVRRRKSGTD, encoded by the coding sequence ATGACCGATACCCCCGACAGCCCCCAGCCTCTCCAGTTCGGCTGGGAGGAATGGGTCAGCCTGCCTGATCTTGGCGTCCCCGCGATCAAGGCCAAGGTCGACACCGGCGCGCGCACCTCGGCGCTGCATGCCTTTGACATCGAAACCTTCGGTCCCGCCTCGCGCCCCAAGGTGCGCTTTACCGTGCATCCGATTCCCGGCCGTGATGATCTGATCATCCCCTGCTCCGCCCCGATCATCGACCGGCGCGATGTGACCTCGTCGAATGGCGAGCGGGAATTGCGCTATGTCATCGCCTCCAAGCTCTCGGTCGGCGGCGATACATGGCCGATTGAGATCACGTTGACCAATCGCTCCAGCATGACAAGCCGCATGCTCTTGGGCCGTCAGGCGCTCAAGGATCATATTTCCATCGTCGCCACAGACCGCTTTCTGCAACCCGAACTCAGCTATGATGTCTATCACACCGCCCGTGTCCGCACGGCACAGCCGAAACGCGCCCTGCGTATCGCCGTGCTCAGCCGCGAGGATAATTACTCCACCCGCCGCATCGTCGAGGAAGGCGAGGCGCGCGGTCACACCGTCGAGGTGATCGACACCACCCGCTGTTACATGGCGATCAACGCGCTCGCCCCCGAAGTGCATTACGATGGCAAACGCCTGCCCCGCTATGACGCGGTGATCCCGCGGATCGGCGCGTCCATCACCGCCTACGGTGCCGCCGTGATCCGCCAGTTTGAAACCATCGGCACCTTTTGCGTCAATCCCTCGGCGGGCATCATTTCCAGCCGCGATAAACTCTACGCCCATCAGCTGATGGCGCGCGCACAGGTGGGCATGCCCAACACCGCCTTCGCCGCCTCGCCCAAGGACACCGGCAACCTCATGGGCCTTGTCGGCACAGCCCCCCTGATCGTCAAACTGCTCGAATCAACCCAAGGCAAAGGCGTGGTTCTGGCCGAGACCAAAAAGGCCGCCGAGTCGGTGATCGACGCCTTTCGCGGGCTCAAGGCCAATTTTCTCGTGCAGGATTTCGTCAAGGAAGCGGCAGGCGAAGACATCCGCTGCCTTGTTGTCGGCGGCAAGGTCGTGGCCTCGATGAAACGCACCGGGGCCGAGGGCGATTTCCGCTCCAACCTGCACCGTGGCGGCACCGCAAAGACCATCCGCATCACCAAGGCCGAGCGCGATACCGCCATCCGCGCCGCCCGTGTGTTTGATCTCAACATGGCGGGCGTAGACCTTTTGCGCTCCGACAGCGGCCCCAAGGTGCTCGAGGTCAACTCCTCCCCCGGCTTTGAGGGGATCGAAGGGGCCAGCGGCAAGAACATCACCGGCGCGCTTTACGAAATGATCGAGACCCGCGTGCGCCCGGTCCCGGTACGTCGGCGCAAATCTGGCACCGACTAA
- a CDS encoding HesB/IscA family protein, with amino-acid sequence MFGIPGKPPVSITPAAVTQITRLMQRDGHQGLRIGVKKGGCAGMEYTMDYVTEIDPHDEVIEQDGARVLIAPMAQMFLFGTEIDYKTSLLESGFVFNNPNVTEACGCGESIKFANM; translated from the coding sequence ATGTTTGGCATACCCGGAAAACCGCCCGTCTCCATAACCCCGGCCGCCGTGACCCAGATCACCCGCCTGATGCAGCGCGACGGTCATCAAGGGCTGCGGATCGGGGTCAAAAAGGGCGGCTGCGCCGGTATGGAATACACCATGGACTATGTGACCGAGATTGATCCCCATGACGAGGTGATCGAACAGGACGGCGCGCGCGTGCTCATTGCCCCTATGGCCCAGATGTTCCTCTTCGGCACCGAGATTGACTACAAGACATCGCTCCTTGAATCCGGCTTTGTCTTCAACAATCCCAACGTTACAGAGGCCTGTGGCTGCGGCGAGTCGATCAAATTCGCCAATATGTGA
- the cysG gene encoding siroheme synthase CysG: MKHFPIFVAVEGRRIVLSGGGEAALAKLRLLLKTEAHVTVFAPEPAPEIVQWAAAGRLRLQQRAMQPGDALCAVLFYAADEDTAEDARTSAIARADGALVNIVDNLEDSQFITPAIVDRDPVTVAIGTEGAAPVLARAIKSDLEARLPATLGPLARLGKAFRKAADVLPMGRRRRDFWADYYFNAGPRAMDQGGEEQVKTTLRAILDQHLNAQERDGHVAFVGAGPGDPDLLTLKARKALDTADVVIHDRLVTPAILELARREAILIDAGKEGFGASMSQDAINALIVEHAATGAQVVRLKGGDPTVFGRLDEEIEAVTAAGIAWHVVPGITAASASVASIGQSLTQRGRNASVRFLTGHDMKGFADHDWSALARPGEVAAIYMGKKSARFIQGRLIMHGADRATPVTVIENASRPDQRILATTLDRLPTDLAEAAITGPALTFLGLAPRAAEAQIAQSQQELA, from the coding sequence ATGAAACATTTCCCGATCTTTGTCGCCGTCGAGGGACGTCGTATCGTGCTTTCCGGTGGCGGCGAGGCCGCTCTGGCCAAACTGCGCCTCCTGCTCAAGACCGAGGCGCATGTGACCGTCTTCGCACCCGAACCAGCGCCCGAAATCGTGCAATGGGCTGCCGCAGGCCGCTTGCGCCTGCAGCAGCGCGCCATGCAGCCGGGTGATGCCCTTTGCGCTGTACTGTTTTATGCCGCCGATGAGGATACCGCCGAGGATGCCCGCACATCGGCCATCGCGCGGGCGGACGGGGCACTCGTCAATATCGTGGACAACCTTGAGGATAGCCAATTCATCACCCCCGCCATCGTCGACCGCGATCCGGTGACCGTGGCGATCGGTACAGAAGGTGCCGCACCGGTTCTGGCCCGCGCCATCAAATCCGATCTCGAGGCGCGCCTGCCCGCCACGCTTGGCCCTCTTGCCCGGTTGGGCAAGGCCTTTCGCAAGGCCGCCGATGTGCTGCCCATGGGCCGCCGCCGCCGCGATTTCTGGGCCGACTATTATTTCAACGCAGGCCCCCGCGCGATGGATCAGGGCGGCGAAGAGCAGGTCAAAACCACGCTCCGCGCAATCCTTGATCAGCATCTGAACGCACAAGAACGTGACGGCCACGTCGCCTTTGTCGGGGCCGGTCCCGGCGATCCGGATCTTCTGACCCTCAAGGCGCGCAAGGCGCTCGATACCGCCGATGTGGTGATCCACGACCGTCTGGTAACGCCCGCCATCCTCGAACTCGCCCGCCGCGAGGCAATCCTGATTGACGCCGGGAAAGAGGGCTTTGGGGCCTCCATGTCACAAGACGCGATCAACGCCCTTATCGTCGAACATGCCGCCACCGGCGCGCAAGTGGTGCGCCTCAAGGGTGGCGATCCCACCGTCTTTGGTCGCTTGGACGAGGAAATTGAGGCCGTGACCGCCGCTGGCATCGCGTGGCATGTGGTGCCCGGCATCACCGCCGCCTCAGCCTCGGTGGCCAGCATCGGTCAAAGCCTCACGCAACGCGGTCGCAACGCCTCGGTGCGGTTTCTCACCGGCCATGACATGAAGGGCTTTGCCGATCACGATTGGTCCGCGCTCGCCCGTCCGGGCGAGGTGGCCGCGATCTACATGGGCAAGAAATCCGCCCGCTTCATCCAAGGCCGCCTGATCATGCACGGGGCCGACCGCGCCACGCCCGTGACTGTAATCGAGAATGCCAGCCGCCCCGATCAACGCATCCTCGCCACAACGCTGGATCGCTTGCCCACGGATCTCGCAGAGGCCGCGATCACCGGCCCCGCCCTCACCTTTCTCGGTCTCGCGCCCCGCGCGGCAGAGGCCCAAATTGCCCAATCCCAACAGGAGCTTGCCTGA
- a CDS encoding Lrp/AsnC family transcriptional regulator, with amino-acid sequence MAVRLDDLDRKILVQLQEDGGQSLDDIAKNVGSSKTPVWNRIRKMREAGVIRQQTYLLDPESLGFEACFFVLIRTSEHDAGWQAAFLRALKARPEVQEAHRLAGDIDYILKVRVANARAYDVFYQALISEVKVHNVTALLSMEEIKSTTMLPL; translated from the coding sequence ATGGCTGTTCGTCTCGATGATCTGGATCGGAAAATCCTCGTGCAGCTGCAGGAGGATGGCGGGCAGTCGCTGGATGATATCGCCAAGAACGTCGGCAGTTCCAAGACGCCCGTCTGGAACCGGATTCGCAAAATGCGTGAGGCCGGGGTGATCCGGCAGCAGACCTATTTGCTGGATCCTGAGTCGCTGGGGTTCGAGGCGTGTTTTTTCGTGCTGATCCGCACGTCAGAGCATGATGCCGGTTGGCAGGCGGCATTCCTCAGGGCGCTGAAGGCGCGGCCCGAAGTGCAGGAGGCGCACCGGCTGGCGGGGGATATCGACTATATCCTCAAGGTTCGGGTGGCCAATGCGCGGGCCTATGACGTGTTTTATCAAGCCCTGATTTCAGAGGTGAAGGTGCATAATGTGACAGCGCTCTTGTCGATGGAAGAGATCAAATCAACCACGATGCTGCCGCTTTGA
- a CDS encoding phosphoadenylyl-sulfate reductase encodes MPQSDLTTRVHALNDRYRHHSAVSVLEHALRDPQAGKLALVSSFGAESVVLLHMVSVTRRDTPVIFIDTEMLFAETLVYQQELAERLNLSGLRIIRADAGDLRAQDPDATLHQRDTNACCALRKSAPLQRALAGIDGWITGRKRYQSGTRAALDFFEVEDETGRIKVNPLAHWAPEDIRTYMDENRLPRHPLVARGYPSIGCMPCTTPVAPGEDPRSGRWRDQDKTECGIHFVNGKMVRKGVSA; translated from the coding sequence ATGCCGCAGAGTGACCTGACCACACGGGTTCACGCGCTCAACGACCGATACCGCCATCACTCGGCGGTGTCGGTGCTTGAGCATGCGTTGCGCGATCCACAAGCAGGCAAGCTGGCGCTTGTCTCAAGCTTTGGAGCGGAATCCGTCGTGCTCTTGCACATGGTCTCGGTCACCCGTCGCGACACGCCGGTGATTTTCATCGACACCGAAATGCTCTTTGCCGAAACGCTTGTCTATCAACAGGAATTGGCAGAGCGGCTTAACCTCAGTGGCCTGCGCATCATCCGCGCGGATGCGGGCGATCTGAGGGCCCAAGACCCCGATGCGACCCTTCATCAACGCGATACCAATGCCTGCTGCGCCCTGCGCAAATCCGCGCCGCTACAACGCGCGCTCGCCGGCATTGATGGCTGGATCACCGGGCGCAAACGCTATCAATCCGGCACCCGTGCCGCGCTCGATTTCTTCGAGGTCGAGGACGAGACCGGGCGCATCAAGGTCAATCCACTTGCCCATTGGGCACCCGAAGATATCCGCACCTATATGGACGAAAACCGCCTGCCCCGGCATCCGCTGGTCGCGCGCGGCTATCCGTCCATCGGCTGCATGCCCTGCACAACACCCGTTGCACCGGGCGAAGATCCCCGATCCGGCCGCTGGCGCGATCAGGACAAAACCGAATGTGGCATCCATTTTGTCAACGGCAAGATGGTGCGAAAAGGAGTATCCGCATGA